The Malassezia restricta chromosome I, complete sequence genome contains the following window.
GCCAAGGCGTGCACCTGCTTTGACCAGTGATGCAAAGCATGCTGCATGTCCTGGCTATGGTTGGGTGTGGACGCATGCTTGATTTGTAGCACATGATGCATGCCGTCGAGGGCACCATCAATGCGGCCGTCTAGGATGAGCATAACGAGCAGTGCTTCCACTTCATCGATCCGGATGTCCAGCATCTTCCAGCGTTAGTGTCTCCACACATACCGACGCAAGCCTGTCCAGTCGCACCGATCTGTAGGGGCGGATGTAATTCAGAATATATTGCACGCGCAGCTCTTTGATCACATCAGGAATAAATTGCTGTACAAAAGTATCTTGTAGGAAGGTGTAATGATGGTCAGAAATGATGCGCTCCGCATCCTTTACATCGCGTCGCTCATATGCATCCATCAATGCCGTCATAGCTACGATGTCAGGATCATCTTTGTAACTGAATCGTTAATCAACCATAACGTACGGCTTGGTTTCTTGAGAGTCAAACAAATTGATACTGCTGCCCATGAGCATATTGGCGAGAACAAGATACTTGAGAACTTGGATTCGCTGGGAGCTTCCTGCCTCGTCATAATTTCGAAAAGCTTGGAAAAAGTTTACCTGAGCTGCTTCCCAGTCTTTTTCTTCCATGTACATTTTACCTCCGAATTCACGAATGACGCCCATAGTTCTTGGATGTGGAATAGCATTGGTAACATTCGTTGCCTCGAGGAATACCTTCTTGACCATACTCGCATTGTGTAGTTGTTGATACATTTGAATTTCAAGGGAATATAGCTCAAGGACATTGGTCCCATGAATCTGTGTGTCCGATTGCTTGTCGCTCAATACGTTAGCTCGCAAGTCGCCAAGCACAAGACTTAGTCGATGCCATTCATGCCGTGAAAGCCAGAGATACGCATGCTTAATACAAACTTTTGTATACAACCGCTCCGTGTTACGTGCCAAAGCGGTGCGCTTCGTAACCTCGTACCAGGCTTCGATCTTATCGCATGGCATCTCCAACACCGTTGAGGCACAGTCTAATATGGTATTGATCGATTTCTCGCTGAACGTGAATAGAAAGAACGTACACGTAGTTGAATGAAAGAAAGGACTTCTCAGTGCATCGTACTAAGTGCGCGTATTCGTTTAGGGCGTCATCGTATTGCCCAAGAGACAATAAAAGTTTAATTTGTTGCTTCAACGCCTTGAAGCCCCTGCCATAAGTAAGTAAAGACGCACCATTCCGATTGAATCTGGTCCTGATGCACAATATCTCGAAACTCTCGTAGCGCATCTCGAGGATTATCAGCTTTGATGACTACTGTCAGATGACTAGACATACCCTTGGCGTTGTAATACTTATTTTCGACATCTGCGTTCTGGTCGTCCATATCCTCATCATCTTCGAATTCAAATTCGTAATCCTGCTCATCAtcatcgagcgcatcatccATCATAAACTG
Protein-coding sequences here:
- a CDS encoding COP9 signalosome complex subunit 2, whose protein sequence is MSDDEFMMDDALDDDEQDYEFEFEDDEDMDDQNADVENKYYNAKVIKADNPRDALREFRDIVHQDQIQSEWGFKALKQQIKLLLSLGQYDDALNEYAHLVRCTEKSFLSFNYVEKSINTILDCASTVLEMPCDKIEAWYEVTKRTALARNTERLYTKVCIKHAYLWLSRHEWHRLSLVLGDLRANVLSDKQSDTQIHGTNVLELYSLEIQMYQQLHNASMVKKVFLEATNVTNAIPHPRTMGVIREFGGKMYMEEKDWEAAQVNFFQAFRNYDEAGSSQRIQVLKYLVLANMLMGSSINLFDSQETKPYKDDPDIVAMTALMDAYERRDVKDAERIISDHHYTFLQDTFVQQFIPDVIKELRVQYILNYIRPYRSVRLDRLASMLDIRIDEVEALLVMLILDGRIDGALDGMHHVLQIKHASTPNHSQDMQHALHHWSKQVHALALAISHKQAKRLVRTK